CACGAATACCACGGCCTGTACCACGTGCTGGGAGGCGCACTTTCGCCTTTGGATGGCATTGGGCCGGAACACCTGAAAGTGAAGGAGCTCATTACCCGCTTGCACCCGCCTGTGGAGGAAGTCATCTTGGCGACCAACCCCAATGCCGAAGGTGAAGCAACCGCCCTCTACCTGCTCAAGCTCATCCAGCCCTTGGGCATCAAGGTGACCCGCATTGCGCGCGGCATCCCCATGGGCGTGGACCTGGAATACGCCGACGAGATTACCTTGACCAAAGCCTTGGAGGGAAGAACTGCGCTGTAGAGGGTAGGAGCGCATAGCTCACCGAATGAGAGTTTGTGGTAGGAGGACTGTGACGTGGCACGGATGATCGAAGTGCGCTGGCATGGACGAGGAGGACAAGGAGCTAAGACGGCGGCACAGCTCCTGGCCGAGGCGGCCATCGAGGAAGGAAGCTACGGCCAGGCCTTTCCCGAGTATGGCCCGGAGCGCACAGGAGCGCCAGTGCGGGCCTAC
This Calditrichota bacterium DNA region includes the following protein-coding sequences:
- the recR gene encoding recombination protein RecR, translated to MLYPSEAVERAITQLSQLPGIGRKSAQRIVFYLLKLPAEEVRLLAESLVRIKERVTRCSICCSITEQDPCAICSDPKRDQRVICVVEEANDVLALERTHEYHGLYHVLGGALSPLDGIGPEHLKVKELITRLHPPVEEVILATNPNAEGEATALYLLKLIQPLGIKVTRIARGIPMGVDLEYADEITLTKALEGRTAL